From one Neovison vison isolate M4711 chromosome 1, ASM_NN_V1, whole genome shotgun sequence genomic stretch:
- the DYNLT2 gene encoding dynein light chain Tctex-type protein 2, whose translation MERRGRGAKPSPSPAPQLQPPPRKDRKPSMFEREAYTQILKERLRDSIHDVQYVEPPFDDSIADLGKEWRSALAKLKFANSYRMEPLKKFQAHSVETKVQQILTENLKDVKYDDKVFSRMSLDLADRILSAVKEFGYQRYKFIIKVLFIQKTGQAIHIASRWIWDAAWDSWVAAKHETETHVALALVFALFRE comes from the exons ATGGAGAGACGCGGGCGAGGCGCGAAGCCGTCCCCGAGCCCGGCACCTCAGCTGCAGCCGCCGCCTCGGAAGGACAGGAAGCCCAGCATGTTCGAGAGGGAGGCC tatacacagattttaaaagaaagactgaGAGACTCGATTCATGACGTTCAGTACGTAGAGCCTCCGTTCGATGATTCAATTGCTGACTTGGGTAAAGAGTGGAGGAGTGCCCTGGCAAAATTAAAGTTTGCTAATTCGTATAGAATGGAGCCGTTGAAAAAATTCCAAGCCCATTCCGTAGAAACTAAAGTCCAGCAGATACTAACA gaaaatcttaAAGATGTCAAATACGATGATAAAGTCTTCTCTCGCATGTCACTTGACTTAGCAGACCGCATCTTGTCAGCAGTGAAAGAATTTGGGTACCAGCGTTACAAGTTCAttataaaagtattatttatCCAGAAGACTGGTCAGGCAATACAT ATTGCCAGCAGGTGGATCTGGGACGCTGCCTGGGACAGCTGGGTCGCGGCGAAGCACGAGACGGAAACGCACGTCGCCCTGGCCCTGGTGTTTGCTCTCTTCCGTGAATAG